Below is a genomic region from Leucobacter exalbidus.
AAAGTCTTGTTCGAAGCGCTCTCACCGCTCATCAACTTCATTCGTTCAATTCCCCAGACCGCGCTCGTACCGCTCATCATCGGAGCCTTCGGCATCGGCGGGGCGCCAAAGATCATGGCGATTGCGTTCGCCTGCGTCTGGCCAATTTTGCTCAACGCTATTGACGGAGTACGTGGAATTGAGCCAACCGTTCGAGATGCAGCTCAGGTGTACCGCATCCCGAAGGCACTGTACTTCCGGCGCATTCTCTTGCCGGCAGCTTTGCCCCAGATCGTTGCGGGCATTCGTGTGGCCCTTCCGATCGCAATCGTGATGATGGTCGTCAGCGAGCTGTTTGCCGCCGAAAACGGCATTGGGTTCTACATTCTGAACAGCTCATCACGGTTCAAGATTCCAGAGACCTGGGGCGGAGCACTGCTTGTTGGTCTCCTGGGCTATATTCTCTCGACACTCTTCATCGTGCTGGAACGACGCATTCTCCGCTGGTACTTCTTGTCAGCAGCGAAGTAATTACGCCCCTGCGACTCCCTAGTTCTTACGCCATCTCCAGGAAGCAAATCCATTGAGCAACATCTATAACACAACCTCGATCGCGACGTTCCCCACTGGTGACGAAACGATTCTTACTGTTGACAACCTGACAATGAGCTACGGCTCAGGGGAGAAACTCAACCCGATTCTTCGAGGACTCAATCTCGAAGTGAAGGCTGGTGAGTTTGTCTCTATCGTTGGCCCCTCCGGCGTCGGCAAGACTACCCTCCTTCGCTGCCTGTCTGGGCTGATCACTCCCACTGCAGGTGAGATCTCTGTCAGCGGCGAATTGATTCAAGGC
It encodes:
- a CDS encoding ABC transporter permease; translated protein: MQNLLYGFVIAVVVGIVLALILGETKVLFEALSPLINFIRSIPQTALVPLIIGAFGIGGAPKIMAIAFACVWPILLNAIDGVRGIEPTVRDAAQVYRIPKALYFRRILLPAALPQIVAGIRVALPIAIVMMVVSELFAAENGIGFYILNSSSRFKIPETWGGALLVGLLGYILSTLFIVLERRILRWYFLSAAK